The following coding sequences are from one Pocillopora verrucosa isolate sample1 chromosome 5, ASM3666991v2, whole genome shotgun sequence window:
- the LOC131781601 gene encoding uncharacterized protein isoform X1, translating to MHSFVKNRFKLMDIFWTFIPLVALSDPSFAVLIEMERLPSFPTDDFLLSGSLCPSSRPSCSLFRAHPLGGCWCSCPNTFSFYEEDFQCERNSEARRNAGCDLLFADETDDSSLPFFPSGSVRQKTINVPANQNCSFFFKDEVHVNYLRCDGTWKLENVADTIDLTSGWSISQLSIKLKSGLTMPQSFAGRLVRVAVQCGARNSDSPFKTTCVLFKVQGINSCSYPQSTPSPSQAIATLPTPISRPKKPTTQPTTQPTTQPTTLPTLNPTQPTSELHNHEDTPINCVLGSTVVFKNSSCDFLSPRMFNCCRQCNSDHLTCVATDGNENNGGKPYCYRGSYKCMRNCLEANKPLENFHS from the exons ATGCACAGTTTCGTTAAGAACCGTTTTAAATTGATGGACATATTTTGGACATTTATTCCCCTGGTAGCTCTGTCAGACCCATCCTTCGCCGTTTTGATCGAAATGGAACGATTACCCAGCTTTCCCACGGACGATTTTCTTTTGTCAGGCTCCTTATGTCCCTCTTCTCGTCCATCATGCAGCCTGTTCAGAGCCCACCCGCTGGGAGGTTGCTGGTGCAGTTGCCCAAACACCTTTTCATTTTACGAAGAAGACTTCCAATGCGAGCGAAATTCTGAAGCTCGACGAAATGCAG gctgtGATTTACTGTTTGCAGATGAGACAGATGATAGTTCACTGCCGTTTTTTCCATCCGGTTCCGTTCGTCAGAAAACGATCAACGTGCCTGCCAACCAGAactgcagctttttttttaaagatgagGTTCATGTTAACTACCTAAGGTGTGACGGAACATGGAAGTTGGAAAATGTGGCGGACACCATAGATTTAACTAGTGGCTGGTCCATCAGTCAACTCTCCATAAAG CTCAAGTCTGGCCTTACAATGCCACAGAGTTTTGCTGGCCGTCTGGTCAGAGTAGCAGTGCAATGTGGTGCTCGGAATTCGGATTCGCCGTTTAAGACCACGTGTGTTCTCTTCAAGGTTCAAGGAATTAATTCAT GTTCATATCCCCAGTCCACCCCATCACCAAGTCAAGCCATTGCAACTCTGCCGACACCAATATCAAGACCGAAGAAACCAACAACTCAACCAACAACTCAACCAACAACTCAACCAACGACTCTACCAACATTAAACCCCACTCAG CCAACCAGTGAACTCCATAATCATGAAGACACGCCAATAAACTGTGTCCTGGGCTCAACAGTTGTATTCAAAAACAGCTCCTGTGATTTCCTCAGTCCGCGCATGTTCAATTGCTGTCGCCAGTGCAATTCCGATCATTTAACGTGCGTCGCAACGGACGGAAACGAAAACAATGGAGGCAAGCCTTACTGTTACAGGGGATCGTACAAGTGTATGCGCAATTGTTTGGAAGCGAACAAGCCTCTTGAGAACTTTCACAGTTAA
- the LOC131781593 gene encoding pancreatic secretory granule membrane major glycoprotein GP2-like, with translation MHSDAAKLAANYQSHHYSLSQNSCGAEICSSHGKCRAISFRNGTFECVCHPGYVGKHCEIAAPECLNHEVLSEPDRTISYGRGKKKDGSLIPGWYRFQSYSYKKMLNYCVGEHQCRTDLTGWLNGPHPSIEDGIVDREVCFFGYGKCCYKRVHIRVRKCNGFYVYFLKPSPPGNFRYCAV, from the exons ATGCACAGCGATGCTGCAAAACTAGCGGCAAATTATCAATCACACCACTACAGCCTTTCGCAG AATTCTTGTGGCGCTGAAATCTGCTCGAGTCATGGGAAGTGTAGAGCAATATCATTTAGAAACGGAACCTTCGAGTGCGTCTGTCATCCCGGATATGTTGGAAAACATTGTGAAATTG CTGCACCGGAGTGCTTGAATCATGAAGTGCTAAGCGAACCAGATCGGACCATCTCCTACggaagaggtaaaaaaaaagacggTTCCTTGATCCCTGGCTGGTACAGATTCCAGTCCTATTCATACAAAAAGATGCTGAACTATTGCGTCGGTGAACACCAATGCCGCACAGACCTAACAGGCTGGTTAAACGGCCCACACCCATCGATAGAGGATGGCATTGTCGATAGGGAAGTTTGTTTCTTTGGATACGGCAAATGTTGTTACAAAAGAGTTCACATTCGTGTGAGAAAGTGTAATGGGTTTTACGTGTATTTCTTAAAACCATCTCCTCCAGGAAATTTTCGTTACTGTGCAGTGTAG
- the LOC131781614 gene encoding uromodulin produces MCTLIFALRIMLFLGNLLKTQVSATRILMTAFTMVLVLNLQRVIPEVITASFEIRLFHYLHISVLEKRHVVEPIDCSFACLQNVFCVSFNAAAVADGKGKYWCELLSRNMHSDAAKLAANYQSHHYSLSQNSCGGEICSSQGKCRAISSRDGPFECVCHPGYVGKHCEIAAPECLNHKVLSEPDRHISYGRGQKKDSSLIPGWYRFQSYSYKKMLNNCVRHHKCRTDLPGWLKGSHPSIEDGIVDREVCFSGYNNCCYGRVHIRVRKCNGFYVYFFKPSPPGNFRYCAV; encoded by the exons ATGTGTACTTTGATTTTTGCACTGAGAATAATGCTTTTTCTTGGGAATCTGCTTAAAACGCAAGTTTCAGCGACAAGGATATTGATGACTGCTTTCACCATGGTGCttgttttgaatcttcaaaGGGTAATACCAGAAGTTATAACAGCGTCATTTGAGATAAGACTTTTTCATTACTTGCACATCAGTGTTCTGGAAAAAAGACATGTTGTCGAGCCCATCGATTGCAGCTTTGCTTGTCTACAAAATGTATTCTGTGTTTCATTCAATGCTGCTGCCGTTGCTGATGGAAAAGGGAAGTATTGGTGCGAACTTCTGTCGCGTAACATGCACAGCGATGCTGCAAAACTAGCGGCAAATTATCAATCACACCACTACAGCCTTTCGCAG AATTCTTGCGGCGGTGAAATCTGCTCGAGTCAAGGGAAGTGTAGAGCAATATCCTCTAGAGACGGACCCTTCGAGTGCGTATGTCATCCCGGATATGTTGGAAAACATTGTGAAATTg CTGCACCGGAGTGCTTGAATCATAAAGTGCTAAGCGAACCAGATCGGCACATCTCCTACGGAAGAGGTCAAAAAAAAGACAGTTCCTTGATTCCTGGCTGGTACAGATTCCAGTCCTATTCATACAAAAAGATGCTGAACAATTGCGTCCGTCATCACAAATGCCGCACAGACCTACCAGGCTGGTTAAAAGGCTCACATCCATCGATAGAGGATGGTATTGTCGACAGGGAAGTTTGTTTCTCTGGATACAACAATTGTTGTTACGGAAGAGTTCACATTCGTGTGAGAAAATGTAATGGGTTTTACGTGTATTTCTTTAAACCATCTCCTCCAGGAAATTTTCGTTACTGTGCAGTGTAG
- the LOC131781601 gene encoding uncharacterized protein isoform X2 — protein sequence MHSFVKNRFKLMDIFWTFIPLVALSDPSFAVLIEMERLPSFPTDDFLLSGSLCPSSRPSCSLFRAHPLGGCWCSCPNTFSFYEEDFQCERNSEARRNAGCDLLFADETDDSSLPFFPSGSVRQKTINVPANQNCSFFFKDEVHVNYLRCDGTWKLENVADTIDLTSGWSISQLSIKLKSGLTMPQSFAGRLVRVAVQCGARNSDSPFKTTCVLFKVQGINSCSYPQSTPSPSQAIATLPTPISRPKKPTTQPTTQPTTQPTTLPTLNPTQIESSPIFCDESGKIEIQQQTYWAKCFFFCCRDCNKEFYECYNTSHRSYCLGLAFSCAQKCARDSSLSITVKGMQFLR from the exons ATGCACAGTTTCGTTAAGAACCGTTTTAAATTGATGGACATATTTTGGACATTTATTCCCCTGGTAGCTCTGTCAGACCCATCCTTCGCCGTTTTGATCGAAATGGAACGATTACCCAGCTTTCCCACGGACGATTTTCTTTTGTCAGGCTCCTTATGTCCCTCTTCTCGTCCATCATGCAGCCTGTTCAGAGCCCACCCGCTGGGAGGTTGCTGGTGCAGTTGCCCAAACACCTTTTCATTTTACGAAGAAGACTTCCAATGCGAGCGAAATTCTGAAGCTCGACGAAATGCAG gctgtGATTTACTGTTTGCAGATGAGACAGATGATAGTTCACTGCCGTTTTTTCCATCCGGTTCCGTTCGTCAGAAAACGATCAACGTGCCTGCCAACCAGAactgcagctttttttttaaagatgagGTTCATGTTAACTACCTAAGGTGTGACGGAACATGGAAGTTGGAAAATGTGGCGGACACCATAGATTTAACTAGTGGCTGGTCCATCAGTCAACTCTCCATAAAG CTCAAGTCTGGCCTTACAATGCCACAGAGTTTTGCTGGCCGTCTGGTCAGAGTAGCAGTGCAATGTGGTGCTCGGAATTCGGATTCGCCGTTTAAGACCACGTGTGTTCTCTTCAAGGTTCAAGGAATTAATTCAT GTTCATATCCCCAGTCCACCCCATCACCAAGTCAAGCCATTGCAACTCTGCCGACACCAATATCAAGACCGAAGAAACCAACAACTCAACCAACAACTCAACCAACAACTCAACCAACGACTCTACCAACATTAAACCCCACTCAG ATTGAAAGCAGCCCAATTTTCTGTGATGAATCAGGGAAAATTGAAATCCAACAGCAGACATACTGGgctaaatgtttctttttctgttgtcGCGACTGCAATAAGGAGTTCTACGAATGTTATAACACATCTCACAGGAGCTACTGCCTTGGGTTGGCTTTCAGTTGTGCTCAAAAATGTGCTAGGGACAGTTCACTAAGCATAACAGTGAAAGGAATGCAATTTCTTCGCTGA
- the LOC131781602 gene encoding blue-sensitive opsin-like — protein sequence MPSLNKVEFLSIGISVIALAIIGTAIQVLSFLILCKRQFRKFHLTPYFLNIALANILVITVDLPAVAISAFAEKQLMGDIFCQMRGFFVGAASITTFATMTLSLFKIFRRMHDQAPDADFKFALGEEEDWKPYKSMKTMAVTWFYGIAVMFPPFVGWGSFSSESGGTICIPNWRDNTSAGHAYLIILVILAFVAPLYVSLVCFARIYQKSRKVPDENLRTTKEKALTRKAVRMVVLGIVSFSISWTPYCVSAMISVIGGSEIFDRDQSFIPGIFAKASLMYNPLLCMLVCKRFRTVAADMLCCRNNSHIIVEVTQRSTAPNETMTSEQQQNDNQDMLRNQARSQETSMVLKGFCDL from the exons ATGCCTTCACTAAACAAGGTGGAATTTCTCAGCATAGGTATCAGCGTTATCGCGCTGGCCATTATTGGTACCGCAATTCAAGTGCTTTCGTTTCTGATTTTGTGCAAGAGACAGTTTCGAAAATTCCACCTCACGCCATATTTTCTGAACATTGCTCTGGCGAACATCCTGGTTATAACAGTGGACCTGCCAGCAGTAGCGATCTCCGCATTCGCAGAAAAACAACTGATGGGAGATATTTTCTGTCAG atgcGAGGATTCTTCGTTGGGGCGGCATCTATTACAACATTTGCCACCATGACATTGTCCCTCTTCAAAATCTTTCGCAGGATGCATGATCAAGCTCCAGACGCTGATTTCAAATTTGCCTTGGGCGAAGAAGAGGACTGGAAACCTTACAAGAGCATGAAGACGATGGCAGTCACGTGGTTCTATGGAATTGCCGTCATGTTTCCTCCCTTTGTGGGTTGGGGCTCATTTTCGTCTGAGTCTGGTGGTACTATTTGTATCCCAAACTGGCGAGATAACACCTCAGCTGGACACGCCTACTTGATCATACTCGTCATTTTGGCCTTCGTGGCACCCTTGTACGTTTCCTTGGTCTGTTTCGCGAGGATTTACCAGAAATCAAGGAAAGTCCCTGATGAAAACCTGAGGACGACCAAGGAAAAAGCATTGACAAGGAAAGCTGTCAGGATGGTCGTACTCGGCATAGTCAGCTTTTCCATCAGTTGGACCCCTTATTGTGTGTCTGCTATGATATCAGTCATAGGTGGCTCAGAAATTTTTGACAGAGATCAGTCTTTCATCCCTGGAATATTCGCCAAGGCCAGCCTCATGTACAACCCGCTGCTCTGCATGCTTGTCTGCAAGCG ATTTCGAACCGTTGCTGCAGATATGTTGTGCTGCAGGAATAACAGTCATATCATCGTGGAAGTAACCCAAAGGTCTACTGCTCCGAATGAGACGATGACCAGCGAACAACAACAGAACGACAACCAGGACATGCTACGGAACCAAGCGAGGTCACAAGAAACGTCTATGGTATTGAAAGGTTTTTGTGATCTCTAG
- the LOC136281226 gene encoding pancreatic secretory granule membrane major glycoprotein GP2-like: protein MRMFVEDILDCSLACLENNLCVSYNLAVNVDSEGKRWCDLLSSHIYKNAEQLIADQYSHHLTLKNPCTREACSSHGICSPISLREKIHKCVCYPGYSGTNCEIDLVGCTNYTVLSEPDRHTSNGRGESSDDSLVPGWYRFQSGSYTKMLDHCVSHHRCHTDITSWLNGTHPSLEDGVVNRQACFHGYYNCCYRRVQIQVRSCEGFYVYYLNLSPAGNFRYCAVA from the exons ATGAGAATGTTTGTGGAGGACATCCTCGACTGTAGCCTAGCTTGCCTTGAGAACAACCTCTGCGTTTCATACAACTTGGCGGTTAATGTTGATAGTGAAGGAAAACGCTGGTGTGATCTTTTATCGTCCCATATCTACAAAAACGCTGAACAGCTCATTGCAGATCAGTATTCACATCACCTCACGTTGAAG aaTCCTTGTACCAGAGAAGCCTGTTCCAGCCATGGGATATGCTCACCGATttctttgagagaaaaaatcCATAAGTGCGTCTGTTACCCGGGCTACAGTGGCACTAATTGTGAAATTG acctaGTGGGTTGCACCAATTACACTGTGCTGAGTGAACCCGATCGCCATACATCGAATGGAAGAGGAGAGAGCTCGGACGATTCTCTCGTACCTGGCTGGTACAGATTTCAGTCTGGTTCATACACTAAAATGCTGGACCACTGCGTCAGCCACCACAGATGTCACACAGACATAACAAGCTGGTTAAACGGGACTCATCCATCCCTCGAGGATGGGGTTGTTAACAGGCAGGCGTGCTTTCACGGGTATTATAATTGTTGTTACAGACGAGTTCAAATTCAAGTGAGAAGCTGTGAAGGGTTTTATGTTTACTACCTGAATCTATCACCAGCAGGAAACTTTCGCTATTGTGCAGTTGCCTAG